CTTAGCTGAAGAAGCTTATAAAGCATACACAGGAAAGAAAGACTATAAAAGAGCTTTGGAAATCTACACAGTACTTTCAACGTATACGTGTATACCAGAAGATATATCTAATTTCTCTAAAAATATGATGGCTAGGTTAAGCAAGAAAATAGAAGAAAATACTTAAGATTAAGAAAGAGTATATATGTTAAATTGCATATATGCTCTTTTTATTTTTTAAAATATTAAAATAAATGATAAAATATTGGTTTAATAAATTTTATTAAACATCTAATATTAAGAAATTAATAGTAAAAAACGTATATAAGCATTGAAAAATGACACTTTATATGTTATTATATATTTTAATATAAAATGAATTTGCAAGATTGTATTCAGTAACGAATAAATATATTCTAATTTTAGAACATATCTAAATAAAAATACTGCATAAGGAGAGGGGGAAATACTAAGAAAATTCTTAGTATTAAAGTGACTTATGAACAAGCAAAAAGAAATATCATTACAAAGGGCAAAAGAACTTAAATCAAGAATTGAAGATTATACTAAAATAAAGTCATCAATTTCAAAAGGAATAGAAAAGCAAGATGAAATTAATAAAAGAAAACAACATATATTAAGTATATTAGGTGCAACAGAAGAAGACTGGAGTAACTATAAATGGCAATTATCAAATAGAATAACAGAGGTAGATACATTGTCAAAAATACTTAATTTAACAGAAAAAGAAATAGAGCAAATAAGAAAAGTACAAAGTCAATTTAGATGGGCAATATCACCATACTATTTAAGCTTAATTGATTCAGACGACTCATATGATCCAATAAAGCTAATGTCAATACCATCATATATAGAATTAGATGATTCAATCGAAGATTTAGATCCAATGGGAGAAGAATTTACAAATCCAGCAGGAAGCATTACAAGAAGGTATCCAGATAGATTAATAATAAATGTTACAAATGAATGCGCGATGTATTGTAGACATTGCCAACGAAGAAGAAATATCGGACAAGAAGATTGTCATAGAACAAAAAAAGTTATACAAGAGTCAATCGATTATGTTAGAAACAACGAGGAAATAAGAGATGTACTTGTAACTGGGGGAGACCCATTAACATTAAATGATGAAATGTTAGAGTGGATAATTAGTGAACTAAGAAGTATAAATCATGTTGATTATATAAGATTGGGTAGTAGAACTTTAGTTACAATGCCTCAAAGAATAACAGATGAATTCTGTGAAATGATTAAAAAGTATCATCCTATATATATAAATACACACTTTAATCATCCAATGGAAGTAACCGAAGAAACTAAAAACGCTTGTGAAAAGTTAGCTAACAATGGAGTTCCATTAGGAAATCAAGCTGTACTTTTAAATGGTGTAAATAATGATAAATATGTTATGAGATGCTTAAACCATGAATTATTAAAAATAAGAGTAAGACCATATTATATATTCCATAGCAAACATGTAAGAGGAACGACTCATTTTAATACATCGGTAGATGCAGGACTTGAAATAATGGAATATTTAAGAGGTTATACATCAGGTATGGCGATACCAACTTATATAATAAATGCACCTAAAGGAAAAGGAAAAACTCCACTGTTACCACAATATTTAATATCAAAAGGCACAGATTATATAATGATAAGAACATGGGAAGGTGAAGTTGTAAAAGTTGAAGACAAGCCAGCTGTAGATATAAAGCAGGCAATAGATAATATTATAAAATAAATTAAAGGAATGGCTTATAAGTCATTCCTTATTTATTAAACAAATCGATCTGTTCTTTCAAGATTAGTTCATCAAGTTTTTGACTAACAAGAAGAACTTCTCGAGTTAATCCGAATTTTAAAAACATTTCCCCTAAATGATTTTGTAAGTCATATCTCTTAAGCGTATCCGAGTCAACGTCAATGGATCCAACATCAGAATTGACCATAAATTTATTTCCCCCTTTTAACTTGATAAATATATAGGTCTGGTACTATAATTTAAAAAGATTTAAATTAGAATACTTATTAAATTTATACGGATAGACTATTATTTGACTTTATACTTTTGAAAGTAAATTAAGCAAAAATTTAGTTATTTTTAGTTTCTCCAACTAGTTCAAGATATCCACTAGGATGGAAGAAGTAAATACTACATGTATTTTTATCTACAAAGTATCCTATATCAGTATCAACATCTGGTAAGAAAACATAGCCTTGAAGATTTTTTTCTTTTAATGCTTTAAATTGGTTAGCATCTCCTTGATATATGTATTTTACTTTATTATTATATTCTAAAAGAAGTTTTTCAGCCTCTTCTTTAGTCAATTGTTTGTGTGAAACAGATTTTGTATGCTTAATTTTATTATATTTATGTTGTGATGCAAATGCTGTTTGAGAAATTGGCATAGCTAAGCATGTACATGTAAGTAGTAGTACTGGAAATATAAGTTTTCTTTTCATAATACACATCCTTAATATTTATAGTTAGATACTAAATTTTTAACTAAAACTTAGTTATAAATTTAATAGTATCTAATCTTAAATATTAACAAAATAGTTCAAAATTATAACAATAAAAGAATATTTTTTAGTATAAGAAAATTATGATTACTTTACAAATATAGATAAGTGAATTAACATTATTTATATCAATGAGCTTTTCGTAAATAAATGATAGGGATTAGGCATTGTATTAAGAAATAATATTTTAAGCAATTAATGAAATCATTGGTGATATGAAGCATAGAGATTACTTAATAGATTAAAATACGTAAGGATTTGTTATTAAAATAAAAATTTATAAACGTAAAAAGCCTTCTAATTAAACTATAATGTAGAAGACTTTTTATATAATTAATATTAATCAATTTCAAAGTTCATATTTTTATGCTTAAATTCTATGTATTCACCAAGATATATTTTTACAACACCCATTATAGGAACTGATAAAATCATACCTGGAATACCAAAGAATCCACCACCTACAGTAACTGCAAGTATTGTTAAAAATGGACTAAGTCCTAATTGTCCCCCTACTATCTTAGGTTCAATTACAGCAACTTCTAATTGTTGAACTAAAAGTAGATAAACAAGTGAGAATAATGCGATTTTAGGGTCATAGAATGAGTTTATTATAACTACAGGTGTCATACCTATTACTGGTCCAAAGTATGGTATTAAATTCATAATACCAATTAAAGTACCAAATAATAAAGCATACTTAGACTTTAAGAAATAAAGACCTATAGCAGATAATAAACCAACAATAAATGAGTCTAATATCTTCCCAGTAAAGTATTTACCTATATTAGTATTTAGAGTATGACCTACATCTAAAGTTAATTTTGCATATTTTTCGCCCAATGTTATATAAAGTACTTTTTTATAAAAATTAAAGAACGTTTCTTTTTCTAAAATTATATAAAAACAAATTATAAACGCTAAAACAAATTGAACAATAAATTTAGATATAGAGAATGTTGTATTAAATATTTGACCAATATACCCTATAAGGAAATTACCTATCTCAGGCATAGCAGACATAATTTTATCTCCTACCTCTTTTAAAGTCTTAGGATCAACATTTTTTAAGCTATTACCTAAATCAATAAAGAAAGATTGTGTTTTTTCTACATACAGTGGGAATTGGCTCACCATATCAGCAATACTACTTATTATTATAGGTGCTGTAAATAAAATAAATGAACCTATTAGTAAAATTAAAAAACCATATGTAATAAGTAAAGCAAAAATTCTTTTAATATTTAATTTATCTTCTAAAAAACTCACAATAGGATTAAAAATATATGCTAATACAAATGCAATCACAAAAGGAGTCAAAAGAGATAAAAGTAAACCAAATATTCCAAAGAAGTATTCATAGCTATCTATAACCTTTATTAAAAGATATGATATAACAACTGTTATAACAACACTTAGATGAAATTTTTTATCCTTCAACGCAACACATCCCTTTCAATTCAGATTATCGATTAAAAATATTAAATTCAATCAATATATGTATTATACAATAAAAATATTAATATTTCCTACATATAATTAATATTTATAAATAAAATACTTAAGAAAAAATATTCATTAAAGTTCAAGAATAATTTTAGAAGATATAAATAAAATAAATATTTAAAACATAAATTTAAAATATATGCACTGTATATTTTATATGTGGAGGAGAGGATTAAAATAGAGTATGAGGTTGTAGTTAAGTATCACGGAGATATATTAGTTTTAGAGTCAAAGTTAAATGTATCAGTAGAACTGTTAGGATGTAACTTTGCAATTATAACTGCAAAGTCCCAAGAGACTCTAGGTGAGCTATTAAGTTACCCTCAGATTGAACATATAGAAACACCTATTGTATTAGATGCACAAGATATAGAAAGTTTCACAAGTACAGGTATAGTAAGTTTTAAACAAAACACAAACTTAACTGGGAGTGGGGTCATACTTGGAATAATTGATTCAGGAATTGACTATAGATTACCTCAATTTAAAGATAAAGAAGGTAAATCAAAAATACTTTATTACTGGGATCAGTGCATAGAAGGGAATCCCCCTGAAGGATTTAAAGCTGGAACTTTATACAACAACAATGATATAAATGAATCTCTAGAGGGGAAAAATATAATACCTATATCGAAAACTAGTAAACATGGAACACATATTGCTGGTATAAGTGCTGAAATTGCTCCAGAGGCAAATCTAATAGTTGTAAGAGTTGGTAAAAATAATGATTGTTTAATTGCAAAAAGTACAGATTTTATGAGATCAATAGAATTTATATTAACAAAATCTAAAGAACTTAATATGCCTGTTGCATTAAATATAAGTTATGGAAGTAGCGAAGGTGCGCACACAGGTACGACTTTATTTGAACAATATATAAATCAAATGAGTTCTTATTGGAAGACTAATATTATAGTTGCAGCTGGAAATAACGCAAATAAAGGAAGACATAAGAATATTACAATTAAAGATAAAATAAGTAAAACAGAAGTAGAATTTGTTGTAGGTCAAAATGAAAAAACATTAAATATAAACATATGGCCAGATTTTGCAGATAATTTTTCTGTTTATTTAGTAAGTCCTTCAAACCAAAGTACTAAACCTATTTCATTAACCTCAGGTGAAATTAAAAATATTATAGATAATACAAAGATAAAAGGATTTTACTTCTCAGTACCTCCAGATCAATTGATCAGAAGGCTTATAATACAATTAAGTTCAGACGAATATATAATGCCTGGCGTATGGAAAATAATTTTTTCTCCTATAACTGTTATTACGGGCAACATAGATATATATTTATCAGAGGTTGAACGATTGAGCAAAGATACTAAATTTATATCACCAACTAAAAAATTAACAATAACTCTTCCTGCAAGCGCAAAGCAAGTATTTACAATAGGAAGCTATAATACAAAGACAGATTTAGTTTCTGAATTTTCTGGTCAAGGAGATATAGAAAGATGTATGTTCAAACCAGATTTATTAGCTCCAGGAGAAGGTGTAACTTTACTATTACCTGGTGGTGATGGAGAGGCACTAAGTGGAACTAGTATATCAGCAGCTCATGCTACAGGTATTGTGGCCTTGATGTTTCAATGGGGAATAGTACAAAAAAATGATGAAACTTTATATGGACAGAAACTAAAAGCATTTTTTATTAGAACGGCTAGAAGAAAAAGTAATATTCAATATCCTAGCAATGCCTCAGGATATGGATATATGTATATATCATATACAAATTTAGATATTATAATAAAAATAAACAAAGAGAATTTAATGTATAGAAAGAAAAAAAAAAACAAACTAAAAAAAGATTATAAATATGCAAGGCAGTTGTTAAAGGGAATTGAGCAACTTCAGGTTGGATTTAATTTAATACATGGCCCAGGACTAGAAGAAGCACTTAGTAAATTAGAAGCAATATATAAATATTTTAAAATATCTGATACCTTTGGAATCGTATTTACCAATCCGTCAAACTTATGGTATATAGATGAAGTTTTAACACTTGGCAATATAAAAAGATCAGAGTATTTTGCAAGGTTGGCAAAAATGAGTGAAGTAAAGCAGGGAACTACAGGTGGTACAGTGGCCTTAGAAGATATAGGTGCTAATTATTTTAAAAATAATCCAAATGTATCTATAACGGGCAAAGGGGTATTTATAGCAATAATAGACTCGGGAATAGATTATTTACATGAAGATTTTATATATCCAGATAGAACTAGTAAAGTAGCATTTTTATGGGATCAATCTAAAGATGGAAACCCACCTAATGGATTTGCAATCGGAACAGAATACACAAGAGAAGATATTAATAAAGCTATACAAAGTAGTGATGCCACTTTATCTGTAGATGAGGAAGGTAGTGGAACAATGCTAAGTGGTATTTGCGCTGGTCTAGGAAATTTAAATAAGGAATATACAGGTGTAGCAGAAGATGCAGAATTAATAGTTATAAAAATGAGGAAAATTAATGGCTATTATAATAATGCAATGTTGTATGCTGCTATAGAATATATAACTCAAAAATCATTAGAACTAAGAACACCTGTTGTAATAAATATTTCAATGGGAACTAATAATATGGTTCAACTTAACTCAAGAGTGATAGAAGAAAGAACTTTTTTTACAAGAGGTGTATGCCTTATAGCGGCTACAGGCAATGAAGGGAACGCTCAAACTCATACATCAGGTCAAATGAAATTTAAAGAAGATATTCAAGAAATAGAAATAGAAATAGCAGAAGATGAGCCATTATTAGAAATACAAGTTATAGTAAGTAGACCTGATAAAATTAAAGTAGGTGTAGTTTCACCATCTAATGAAGTTAGTAGATTATTAGAAGTATCAAATTATAATGAAATATCAGGTCTATTTGATTTAGAAGGTACTGAATATTTAATAACATATATATATCCAACTTTATACTCTGGTCAACAGCAAGCTACTATTACATTACTTAATGTAACTAAAGGAATTTGGAAATTACGATTAGTAGGTCAATATATAACTAATGGAAAATATGAAGTGTATTTGCAAAATAGAGTTTTTTTAAAACCAGGAACGAAATTTAGAGATCCAGATTCACAAAATACAATAAATTATCCAGCTGTATATGAAGATATAATTAGCGTTGGCGCTTATGATACTAAAAATAATACTCTGTGGCCACAATCATCAAAAGGACCTACTGTAGAAGGCTCATTAAAGCCAGCTATAGTAGCACCTGGAGTTGATATTATAGCACCTTATCCAGGAAATAAATATGGAACTATAACAGGCACATCTGTAGCTGCAGCATATACATGTGGTGCAGTGGCTCTTTATTTTCAATATACTTTAGTAGATAGAAGATATATGAATAGAGGATTTGTACAACAAATAAGAACATATTTAAGAGCAGGAGCTAAAAGAAGTGTAAATATTAGTTATCCAAATTATGGATATGGATATGGTTTGCTAAATATAAAGGGTGTATTTGACCAGTTAAGGTAATGGAGGTGTATATATGGAAAGAGCATATCTCATAGTTTACCAAAGTAGTAAAGAGGAACTTGAAAGTACTTTAAAATCTAATGGGATAGATAAATATATAATTTTAAATAGTCAAATTGCAAGTGTTTATTTGCCATTAACCTTCAGAGAAGAAAAATTAAATAATATAGATGTAATATCTTGGTGGCAAAGATCTAGTCCTATGAGTTCATTAATACAAATAAATGAAGGCATAGAAGGTGGCGACTCAGTATCAGCAGCATCAGGAATTGACTTTATATATAATAATCCATATCTTAATATTACTGGAAAAAAAACAATAATTGCGATTATAGATTCTGGAATAGATTATTTGCATCCAGATTTTATGACTAAGGATGGAACAAGCAAAATTTTAGCAATATGGGATCAAACTAAAGAGGGAACTCCACCAGATGGATGTTTATTTGGTAGTAAGATTACTAGAGATGATATAAATAAAGCAATAACGGAAAATGACTCTTCATTGACTGAAGACAATGTTGGTACTGGAACAATAGCAGCGGGTATAGCTTGTGGTAGAGGAACTTTAAATTCAAATTATAGTGGTATAGCAATAGATAGTGAACTTGTAGTTGTTAAACTAAAAGAATATAAAAATAGATTTGATAATGGAAAAAGAAATTATCAGTCGGCTGATTTTTTAGCAGCAATAAAGTTTGTTGAAGATATATATAAATCAGAGGACCAAAAAAAGAATATAGTAATAAATATGACTGTAGGAAAAGCATCAGTTTCTTCTGTAGAGGCATCATTTTTAGATACATTTTCTTATTTACGCAACTCAGGCGTAATTGTAGTTGGGGGGGCTGGGAATGAAGCAAATACAGATATACATTATCATGGAGTTATGCAAAGTACAGATGTCTACCAAGATATAGTTATTCAAGTTGGAAATCAACGAAATTTAGAGTTATATATATATGTTACTGGACCGGATAAAGTTAGAGCGCTATTAATATCACCATCAGGAGAGCTAAGTTATGAAATAGTTTATGCCCCAGATAACTATGCATATACAGGTAGATTTAACTTAGAAAATACATCCTACGAAATGCAATTTGTATATCCTTGGATAGAAACAGGATCACAAAAATTATTTATGGATCTTTATGATATAAAACCAGGTGTATGGATTTTAAGATTAAAACCAGAATTTATAATAAATGGAATTTATGATGTTTATCTTCCAAATAAAAATTTAATATCTGAAAATACACGTTTTTTAGATCCTCAATCAACTGAAACTATAACATCTTATGGTGTTATAGAAAATGTAATTACAATAGGTACATTTAATAATAAAACAGATAGTATTTGGATAGGATCGTCAAAAGGTCCTGTCAATGGATGGAGAATAAAACCGGATATAGTAGCTCCGGGGGTTGATATAATAGCACCATATATTAATCAAAGTTATAATAAGGCAACGGGAACAGGGGTTAGTAGTTCGATGGTGAGTGGTGTATTAGCTATTTTAATGGACTATATAACACAGCAGAGCATATTTAGCAGAAGATCTATGTATACCCAAGTTTTAAAAACATATTTAATGTTAGGAGCTACTAAACCAGAAACTTACGTATTTCCCAATATAGTCCAAGGATTTGGAATTTTAGATTTAAAACAAACGTTAAAAGCAATTTCAGAAATTTTAGAGTAATAAAATTAATATATTACTTTAAATCAAAAAATTATAAAGAAAGGAGGAAGCAGATATGGATTATGAAGTTGTAGTTAAATATAATGGAAATATACTTAGGATCAGAGATGAACTGGAAGTATCTATAGAACTTTTAGGATATAATTATGCAATAATAATTGCAGATACTGAAGAAAAAATAAATAGATTATTAGAATATGAGGAAATTGAATATGTAGAAAAACCATTTATATTAGAAACTCAAGATACTCAGAGTTTTTCAGCAACTGGAATAACTAGATTTAAACAAAGATATAATTTGACCGGAAAAGGAACAATACTAGGTGTTATAGATTCAGGTATAGATTATACTTTGTCACAATTTAGAGATAAAGATGGTAACTCTAAAATACTGTATTATTGGGACCAATCAATAGGGAGTAATCCACCACAAGGGTTTAATGAAGGTACTTTATATACTAATGAAGATATAAACAAAGCAATAAAAGGAG
Above is a genomic segment from Romboutsia lituseburensis containing:
- a CDS encoding AI-2E family transporter — protein: MKDKKFHLSVVITVVISYLLIKVIDSYEYFFGIFGLLLSLLTPFVIAFVLAYIFNPIVSFLEDKLNIKRIFALLITYGFLILLIGSFILFTAPIIISSIADMVSQFPLYVEKTQSFFIDLGNSLKNVDPKTLKEVGDKIMSAMPEIGNFLIGYIGQIFNTTFSISKFIVQFVLAFIICFYIILEKETFFNFYKKVLYITLGEKYAKLTLDVGHTLNTNIGKYFTGKILDSFIVGLLSAIGLYFLKSKYALLFGTLIGIMNLIPYFGPVIGMTPVVIINSFYDPKIALFSLVYLLLVQQLEVAVIEPKIVGGQLGLSPFLTILAVTVGGGFFGIPGMILSVPIMGVVKIYLGEYIEFKHKNMNFEID
- the eam gene encoding glutamate 2,3-aminomutase, with amino-acid sequence MNKQKEISLQRAKELKSRIEDYTKIKSSISKGIEKQDEINKRKQHILSILGATEEDWSNYKWQLSNRITEVDTLSKILNLTEKEIEQIRKVQSQFRWAISPYYLSLIDSDDSYDPIKLMSIPSYIELDDSIEDLDPMGEEFTNPAGSITRRYPDRLIINVTNECAMYCRHCQRRRNIGQEDCHRTKKVIQESIDYVRNNEEIRDVLVTGGDPLTLNDEMLEWIISELRSINHVDYIRLGSRTLVTMPQRITDEFCEMIKKYHPIYINTHFNHPMEVTEETKNACEKLANNGVPLGNQAVLLNGVNNDKYVMRCLNHELLKIRVRPYYIFHSKHVRGTTHFNTSVDAGLEIMEYLRGYTSGMAIPTYIINAPKGKGKTPLLPQYLISKGTDYIMIRTWEGEVVKVEDKPAVDIKQAIDNIIK
- the cspC gene encoding bile acid germinant receptor pseudoprotease CspC, translated to MERAYLIVYQSSKEELESTLKSNGIDKYIILNSQIASVYLPLTFREEKLNNIDVISWWQRSSPMSSLIQINEGIEGGDSVSAASGIDFIYNNPYLNITGKKTIIAIIDSGIDYLHPDFMTKDGTSKILAIWDQTKEGTPPDGCLFGSKITRDDINKAITENDSSLTEDNVGTGTIAAGIACGRGTLNSNYSGIAIDSELVVVKLKEYKNRFDNGKRNYQSADFLAAIKFVEDIYKSEDQKKNIVINMTVGKASVSSVEASFLDTFSYLRNSGVIVVGGAGNEANTDIHYHGVMQSTDVYQDIVIQVGNQRNLELYIYVTGPDKVRALLISPSGELSYEIVYAPDNYAYTGRFNLENTSYEMQFVYPWIETGSQKLFMDLYDIKPGVWILRLKPEFIINGIYDVYLPNKNLISENTRFLDPQSTETITSYGVIENVITIGTFNNKTDSIWIGSSKGPVNGWRIKPDIVAPGVDIIAPYINQSYNKATGTGVSSSMVSGVLAILMDYITQQSIFSRRSMYTQVLKTYLMLGATKPETYVFPNIVQGFGILDLKQTLKAISEILE
- the cspBA gene encoding bifunctional germination protease/germinant receptor pseudoprotease CspBA, which translates into the protein MEERIKIEYEVVVKYHGDILVLESKLNVSVELLGCNFAIITAKSQETLGELLSYPQIEHIETPIVLDAQDIESFTSTGIVSFKQNTNLTGSGVILGIIDSGIDYRLPQFKDKEGKSKILYYWDQCIEGNPPEGFKAGTLYNNNDINESLEGKNIIPISKTSKHGTHIAGISAEIAPEANLIVVRVGKNNDCLIAKSTDFMRSIEFILTKSKELNMPVALNISYGSSEGAHTGTTLFEQYINQMSSYWKTNIIVAAGNNANKGRHKNITIKDKISKTEVEFVVGQNEKTLNINIWPDFADNFSVYLVSPSNQSTKPISLTSGEIKNIIDNTKIKGFYFSVPPDQLIRRLIIQLSSDEYIMPGVWKIIFSPITVITGNIDIYLSEVERLSKDTKFISPTKKLTITLPASAKQVFTIGSYNTKTDLVSEFSGQGDIERCMFKPDLLAPGEGVTLLLPGGDGEALSGTSISAAHATGIVALMFQWGIVQKNDETLYGQKLKAFFIRTARRKSNIQYPSNASGYGYMYISYTNLDIIIKINKENLMYRKKKKNKLKKDYKYARQLLKGIEQLQVGFNLIHGPGLEEALSKLEAIYKYFKISDTFGIVFTNPSNLWYIDEVLTLGNIKRSEYFARLAKMSEVKQGTTGGTVALEDIGANYFKNNPNVSITGKGVFIAIIDSGIDYLHEDFIYPDRTSKVAFLWDQSKDGNPPNGFAIGTEYTREDINKAIQSSDATLSVDEEGSGTMLSGICAGLGNLNKEYTGVAEDAELIVIKMRKINGYYNNAMLYAAIEYITQKSLELRTPVVINISMGTNNMVQLNSRVIEERTFFTRGVCLIAATGNEGNAQTHTSGQMKFKEDIQEIEIEIAEDEPLLEIQVIVSRPDKIKVGVVSPSNEVSRLLEVSNYNEISGLFDLEGTEYLITYIYPTLYSGQQQATITLLNVTKGIWKLRLVGQYITNGKYEVYLQNRVFLKPGTKFRDPDSQNTINYPAVYEDIISVGAYDTKNNTLWPQSSKGPTVEGSLKPAIVAPGVDIIAPYPGNKYGTITGTSVAAAYTCGAVALYFQYTLVDRRYMNRGFVQQIRTYLRAGAKRSVNISYPNYGYGYGLLNIKGVFDQLR